Proteins encoded within one genomic window of Hermetia illucens chromosome 2, iHerIll2.2.curated.20191125, whole genome shotgun sequence:
- the LOC119649597 gene encoding uncharacterized protein LOC119649597 — protein MDLSKMGVKAEGKYFRLVESEEELEEVMHYLEQFLPESIKFHQTIRTYLNDRIWDFYFYVTKDWPETPICLHFPGCTLTPNDNIYESFGIFCPTKNIECVDMLKDEDVLFDWSKPICLNFTHMAIMNQLEPFNIGISSNEGIEGDIYVYNKLSEDLQLEELSSDDVEMRELTTDDVKVIHDLYPANEIECVDLFKILVERLPGVGIYKKDTGEIVAWMVHSYYGAMFSMQTKPEFRRKGYGIHLARSLTKKVIERGYRPFVVIRPKNEASRNLYTKLGFERAFEIKRTSFQPKASDNSIDNVQSAVAGISLGDSNNADIADDQTPENS, from the exons ATGGATCTTTCCA AAATGGGAGTTAAAGCAGAAGGAAAGTATTTCCGCCTGGTTGAGTCTGAAGAAGAGCTGGAGGAAGTAATGCATTATTTAGAGCAGTTCTTACCCGAATCCATTAAG TTTCATCAAACTATCAGAACGTACCTGAACGATCGTATCTGGGATTTTTATTTCTATGTCACAAAGGATTGGCCGGAAACACCAATTTGCTTGCACTTCCCGGGATGTACATTGACA CCAAATGACAACATTTACGAAAGCTTTGGAATTTTTTGTCCGACCAAAAATATAGAATGTGTTGACATGTTGAAAGATGAGGATGTTCTTTTTGATTGGAGCAAACCAATTTGCTTGAATTTTACACATATGGCCATTATGAATCAATTGGAACCATTTAACATTGGAATAAGCTCAAACGAGGGGATAGAAGGTGACATATACGTTTACAATAAATTATCAGAGGACTTACAACTAGAGGA GTTGTCTTCCGACGACGTAGAGATGCGTGAGTTGACCACTGACGATGTGAAAGTCATACACGACCTTTATCCAGCAAATGAAATAGAATGTGTTGATTTATTTAAGATACTGGTGGAGAGGCTTCCTGGTGTAGGCATTTACAAAAAGGATACTGGAGAGATAGTCGCTTGGATGGTTCATTCCTATTATGGAGCAATGTTTTCCATGCAAACAAAGCCGGAATTCCGAAGGAAGGG TTATGGCATTCACCTGGCTCGAAGCCTAACGAAAAAAGTTATTGAGCGTGGATATCGTCCATTCGTTGTAATTCGTCCAAAAAACGAGGCGTCCCGGAATTTGTATACCAAACTGGGTTTCGAACGAGCTTTCGAGATAAAACGCACATCATTCCAACCAAAAGCTAGTGATAACTCTATTGATAATGTACAAAGTGCTGTAGCCGGAATTTCTCTAGGAGATTCCAACAATGCAGACATCGCTGATGATCAAACCCCAGAGAATTCCTAA